Genomic window (Flavobacterium oreochromis):
TCCTGATGTATATGAAGGATCGCCTGCTTTGACTACAGCTACTATGGCTACTTTAGCAAAAGTGGTTTCAATGGCTACTTTATTTAAATTAATGTCATTATTAGTGCCTTTTCAAACCTATCATTTTCAGTTGCTCATTGTAGTAGTTTCTATTGCTTCTATGATAGTTGGAAATATAATGGCATTACGTCAGAATAATGTAAAGCGTATGTTAGCTTTTTCAGGTATATCTCATACTGGGTTTATGCTGATGGCTTTAATTATTACAAATTTATCTGCTAATATATTATTTTATTATGCAACAGCTTATGCAGTTTCAGGGTTAGCTATTTTTGCTGTGATTTTATATGTTACAAAAGGAAAGGAAAATGAAACTATAGATCTTTTTAATGGTTTAGGAAAAACGAATCCTATTGCTGCTTTAATTGTTACAACATCATTGCTTTCTATGGCAGGTATTCCAATTTTTTCAGGTTTTTTCGCAAAGTTTTTCTTATTAAATCAAGTAATGAATTCAGGTTGGATTGTTCTAGTTGTTGTGGCTGTCATAGCCTCTATAATTAGTGTAGGCTATTATTTTAAACTAATTTTAGCTATGTATACAAAAGATTCAAATGTTCAAGAAATGGTAAAAATGCCCACAGTATATTTAGTTTTAGGTGTTATAGCATTGATAGTTAATTTAGCTATGGGTTTACTTCCAAATATAATATTGAATTTGATTAGGTGAAAGTCAGGTTCTTAATAATAAAAAAAGAGGGAAATATCGAAACACGATATTTCCCTCTTTTATTTATTAAAAACAAATATTATTTATTAGGTTTTATTAAAAAAGCATTTGGGTATTTTTTCTTTAGATCAGATAGTTTTTTTTCAGCTTCTATTCGTGTCCTAAAGTTTCCAATCCAAACCTTATAGATGGGGGTGTGAAATACAATAGTACCTTCTAAATTTTTATTGTTTTTGCGAAATTCGATGAGTGTTTTTTTAGCATCTTCATTTTCTCCTGTGAAAATTTGAATTTTGAAATAATCATAAAGGGGGATATTATTATTTATTTTTCTTTTTTCATTTAAAAGTTGTTCAAATCGAGGATCTTGCTGAATGTTTTTTTGTGGATTTTGTGCATTTGTACAGACACTCAAAAAAGAAGAAATGCTGATGTAAAGTGCAGATTTACAAAATGTTAAAATATTCATAGTAAATGATTTTTTTGGCAAATGTAAGGTATAATTAAAAAGAATGTCTTTTAAATTATTTAGAACAATTATAAATTAATATTTAAGATATATTTAAGGTTTTGAGAATACTTCATAAGTCGTATTTTTGTCGGAGTTTTTTAAATGGTGTATTGTATTCGGTATGATTTGTACCGCAGAAAATATGCCAAATTTAGATGATAACCATTTAATTTATGAAAAAGGTGGGAAACCATAAATCGTTTTTAAGAGTAGTAGCGTTAAATCTAGCGTTTCTATTATCTGTTTCTTTAAGTTCTTTTGCTCAAGAACCTGCTGCTTCAGCGCCAGCTGATGCTGCTGCGGCTCCAGCTGCTGCCGGAGATGCTGCTGCGGGGAAGGCTTTGTTTAACGCAAATTGTGCGGCTTGTCACAAGTTAGATGCTAAAATGACAGGTCCTGCGCTTCGTGGCGTTGCAGAACGTCGTGATAGAGCTTGGTTAGGACAGTGGATTAGAAATTCAAAAGGTTTAATTGCATCAGGAGATGCTGATGCTGTGAAAGTTTTTGAGGAGTTTAATAAGGTTCCAATGACAGCCTTTCCTCAGTTATCAGATGCAGATATTGATAACATTATAGCGTATACTTCAGAGCCAAAAGATGAAGTTAAAGCACCAGCCGCTGGTCCAGCTGCAAATGGTGAAAGTGCTGATTCTTCGGGTGTTTCTAACAATGTAGTGTTAGGGTTGTTAGCGGTTGTGTTAGCAATTTTAGTGGGTATGTTGTATATGGTTTACAGTACTTTACGTAAAATTTCAGCTGCTAATGGAGTAGAGGTGAAAGATCGTAAGTTGAGTTTATTGCCTTTATGGAAGTCATTTGCTAAAAATCAATTTTTAGTATTGGTATCAACTATCTTGTTAGTTTTAGTAAGTGCTTATTTTGCTTATGGCTATTTAATGCAGATAGGTGTGGATCAAAATTATGCTCCAATTCAGCCAATTCATTACTCGCACAAAATCCATGCTGGTGATAATGGTATTGATTGTAAATACTGTCACTCTGCTGCTCGTACTAGTAAAAATGCGGGTATTCCTTCATTAAACGTGTGTATGAACTGTCATAAAAATATTTCTGAATTCCAAGGGGATAAAGATTCAACTTATGTTGAATATACTAAAGAATTCTATACTGCTGAAATTCAAAAATTATATGATGCAGTAGGATGGGATAAAACAGCTCAAAAATACACAGGTAAACAAAAACCTGTAAAATGGGTTAGAATTCATAATTTGCAAGATTTTGTATATTTCAATCACTCTCAACACGTTTCAGTTGCAGGAATTGAATGTCAAAAATGTCATGGTCCTGTAGAGACTTTTGAAATCATGAAGCAATACTCTCCATTAACAATGGGATGGTGCGTAAATTGTCACCGTGAAACAGCGGTTAAGGTAGAAGGTAATGCTTACTACGAGAAAATCCATGCAGAACTTTCTAAAAAATATGGTGTAGACAAATTAACGGCTGCACAAATGGGAGGTTTAGAATGTGGTA
Coding sequences:
- a CDS encoding NADH-quinone oxidoreductase subunit N; protein product: MNTLIAISGLGVIVMLAEMMNARKAIVPVTILGLLGILGYNISEYNALGVYFNNMMFVDRFSVAFSSLFIVIAIFLIAMGGEFYKDRMSRISDFVSIKVFMLAGGVAMVSFGNLAMFFLGIEVLSISLYVLAASNRLSLKSNEAGMKYFLMGAFASGIILFGIALIYGATGSFDIQAIYQTVHTMNYPQWYNIGLVFLLIGMLFKVATVPFHFWSPDVYEGSPALTTATMATLAKVVSMATLFKLMSLLVPFQTYHFQLLIVVVSIASMIVGNIMALRQNNVKRMLAFSGISHTGFMLMALIITNLSANILFYYATAYAVSGLAIFAVILYVTKGKENETIDLFNGLGKTNPIAALIVTTSLLSMAGIPIFSGFFAKFFLLNQVMNSGWIVLVVVAVIASIISVGYYFKLILAMYTKDSNVQEMVKMPTVYLVLGVIALIVNLAMGLLPNIILNLIR
- a CDS encoding SPOR domain-containing protein, whose product is MNILTFCKSALYISISSFLSVCTNAQNPQKNIQQDPRFEQLLNEKRKINNNIPLYDYFKIQIFTGENEDAKKTLIEFRKNNKNLEGTIVFHTPIYKVWIGNFRTRIEAEKKLSDLKKKYPNAFLIKPNK
- a CDS encoding c-type cytochrome codes for the protein MKKVGNHKSFLRVVALNLAFLLSVSLSSFAQEPAASAPADAAAAPAAAGDAAAGKALFNANCAACHKLDAKMTGPALRGVAERRDRAWLGQWIRNSKGLIASGDADAVKVFEEFNKVPMTAFPQLSDADIDNIIAYTSEPKDEVKAPAAGPAANGESADSSGVSNNVVLGLLAVVLAILVGMLYMVYSTLRKISAANGVEVKDRKLSLLPLWKSFAKNQFLVLVSTILLVLVSAYFAYGYLMQIGVDQNYAPIQPIHYSHKIHAGDNGIDCKYCHSAARTSKNAGIPSLNVCMNCHKNISEFQGDKDSTYVEYTKEFYTAEIQKLYDAVGWDKTAQKYTGKQKPVKWVRIHNLQDFVYFNHSQHVSVAGIECQKCHGPVETFEIMKQYSPLTMGWCVNCHRETAVKVEGNAYYEKIHAELSKKYGVDKLTAAQMGGLECGKCHY